The region GAGATCTGAATTAAGATGgaaaatttaacattattatagaggaaattaaatttattgaatacatTAATTTGACTAGACTTCTGAAGGATACTTAGATccataaacatttaaataatatgtagaaacattaacataatatgtatactgGATAAAAACaggtttttaaaaaaaagagtcctgtttcattcattaaatatttcaattgatcattttatttaatttattatatacaatattataatagaagcttaaaattattaaagtgtaCCAAATAACCAATAACACAATATAACATTACCTGGTACGATGTCGGTTCCTAGATCGAGACCGTCTGGAGCGATGTCTGGAGCGGGATCGTGAGCGCTTGCCGCGGTGCCTCGAGCGGGAACGGCGTCTCGAACGAGAGCGGGAACGAGTCCTGACACAAACTTGTACATTACTTGACAATCCCACACAATTACTAGAATTCTAACTGGTACATGAAACCTTCTATTTTACTTGACAATCCTACTTATATTAGTAACGCGAAAGTTTGAAAGAATGTaaggatgtttgttactcgttcaaacaaaaacagCTCACATCTGTAAAATTTGTCGCATATGCTACTTTTTTATCTGGGTGCTACGTGGGTGAAGCTACGGGATGCAGCCTTGCAGCTTTGTTTGCTTCCAATTGGAGTTTTTGCCATTTttggaacatttttaattgatgTTCTGCTTTTTGTGGTCGTAATGAATACCTCAATACATAGactttttacaaataattttttaagtcaagccagtagttcttgagattagcgtgttcaacacaaacaaacaaaatactcATCAGCTTTATTATTTAGGATAGATATAGAACAACATTATGAGAAAACTCTTGCAGCAATAAGCCTGTGTCGTGGAAAGAAATAAAAGGTTAGAACTTAGATTATAGTTGAGAAAAAAATCTGTAAGAACtaggttatttttattaaatcgatGAGGAAACGCCGCATCTTGGTCCCCTGAATAGATGGTGATACTACTGCTATTGCTATTTGCTATATTATAAcatgttgtaatttttttttttgttaatagaggttagtaataattaaaattacaattttaaatgaagTTCAAAATTTCTTGAATTAGATAAGagccattaataaaattgtgtatttCCAAGTTTACTGAAGTTTAGTCTTCAACTAACTAACTATCTTATCACTGATAATtagaaatgtataatatttcattaacattaagagagttaaataaattagatgtgctattgtttaaattgttttcttttgttattttattgtaaagattGGCTATTCTATTCTGAATATAAAgttattgaaactttttagCCATATTTgtttagagcaaaattttcaAACACAAAGTCAGTTTTGAGAAGACAATGTTTGTTTAgcaaacattataaacaagaagtttttgttattatcatAGTTAGTCTGATTAACTTAATTTATTCtttaagtttatattcatCATCAACGCATATAATGGCtggtgaaaataaaacatagctATAAAAATGGACCCCATTACACTATATATCTAATGCAAATGAATAAAGACAGCAACTGACTTGCAATAATGGTACAATTTGCAATCAGACAAGTTACAATCCCACAATCTATGAAACATGACAGCTTTATTACATGAAAACTTGTCTTATTGCTGTTGAGGAGaggattattataataaattgttaaataattgtagACATTACCTCTACGCAGTACATTCGAGTATAAACGGAGCACGATTGAGCTGACTAATCAACGCACGGAAACGCTGCATCATATAGCTACTCTGCAATGTAACAAGATCGCCACAAACACATTACATATGTTGCAAGTCAGTCGCTACCTTTACTGATTAGTTATTAAACAACTTCCTATTACATATTCGCTTCTTACTTGCAGTGGGGTTGGATAGGTGCATTATAGATAACGCAGGATCTCAAATGATAACAGAATCAAGTTTTTTGTTTAACTTATGATgatgttttttgttatttgctcttaatatatatgataatatgtacACATATTTAACGTCAACACTGTTTAAATGTGATTATTCTTCTTGATTACACAGTGCACAACTTGATTCTGTTAACAAACACAGCATTAAGAAAATGATGggatattaaatacaaaatggaGTACCTCCGTTTGTCCTTTGATAACAGTCCAATTACTGGGTCAATCGCTGCAGAGATTAAGTTCTGTGCCTCTTTCACTCGGCACATTGCTTCTTCAATCTCACGCTGGGCGGCCTCATTACTCTTTGTTTGAGGTTTGCAAATTGCCTGGGTTGCATGATGtacctgaaaataataataatattatccataataatattatactagacctgtgatataattatagatttaatagtaaattcgtaagtgttataatattttaccttTATAGTTTGTCCTTCGACTGTGGTGTCATTTAACTGTAAAGCTTTCAACACACTCTCTTGTTCCGTCATTTCAACCAATGCATACTTTAGTTTATCAGCATCCCGTTCACAAAAGCGTAAGTATGCTACCTCCCCAGCCTGACAGAAATGATCGACCAACTGCTGATGAGTCAGATCACCCACATTGATTACTAGTAACGTTCTTCGAATCTCCTCTATCTTGCGTGAATCATATGCAGCTGGGATGGGAGGGTAAGGTGGCAATCCAGCTGCCGCCATTTTAGGATCATATGTTTGTATGACTTGATTCGGCGGCATGCCCTCCAGAGAATTAACGACGTGAGCTGGCAGGCGCGGCTCCACCGAATTTAAACCTGGCACTAAAGTTCCATTACTGGACATTTCTAGCGCTTTATGCTCATCTGGAATTTCACCAGATTGCATAGGTATGACGATTAAAGCACGATCTATGAACACCGTGTTCGTCATGTGCTGGGCGACGTTCACCGTCGCCGCATCGTAGTACTTCACGTAGCAGATTCGGGACTGCACCGGGCACGACACGTCTCTTATCGTCGGATACAATCGAATGTCATCAATCTTCCCCAAGTAACCAAACAACGTTTGCATTTGGTCTTTGGTAGCTTGGGGAGCAATATTGGTGACTTGTATCACCCGTGTACTGCTGGAAACCATTTTTGAAGACTTACACATGGAGGCGACTCATATAGTACAGTTTTTTGATGAAGAGTAATCCTTGGCGTTGGTGTTATTTATGCTACATGATGAATAATGACTATTTAGTATTCATTATTACTTTTGATAATATAGGTAGAACTTTCTTGAAAATATGGCAAGGAAATTCGCAACACACGCTGAACAGCAAAAAGTGACAACTGACAGATGTCAAGAGGTGACGCCGAAATCACGCGTCGTGTGAACTTTGACAAACACAGTATATTTAGAACACACCAATAACATGAAATACTACAGATAAACAAGTCATAATGATATAAGCAATCCGTGTTTTCCATTTACAGCACTAGAGAGCATTAAGCGGCATAATGTAACGTTGAATGTTTCAACTACAGCAACGCTTCGCACAATCGAGCACTCTTAAAAGTAATGCGCGTGATGCGTGCAATCGATGCCAACTCAGTgacagaattttaatttttccccTTTAAATACGGCATTGTGCGCCACTGAGTCGCATTATTCTCTATTAtgctctgtaattggaaaactacCATTGTCCTCAATCTACAAAAATTTTGCATTAGCTGTAGCAAACTTCTATTGTTATCCTCTGCGTCATTTCATAAAAAGGCGGGATTTGTAAACAAGTACTCTGCACTAAATAAATTGGGCATTcaagaaaacattttataaattatttgcataataatgGCTATTCCGGATAAATTAAcggatttgaaatttaaactaaattcaggtttactaaaataatggCAAAAACAGTGTATCAATTAAATGATTATGATAAAAagatgataaatatatttaaattatttcagccGCAAAACAAAAGTTAAAGAAGGAACGAATTTTACATTCACACCGAAGTCAAGAAAGCAGTTTTACTGAAGAAATCTCCCTTATAAAAGAAGAAAATGAATCTTTCATGCaacaaattaatgtaatacgtgaatttgcaaaaaataaactttgtaaatagCTCCGCCGCGCCGGCGCTAATCCTGAACTCCATCGGAgatgaaattctttgttatacAAACCTTACCACCTTATCTATTCGTATAATCATACAATTCTCTTCTTAATAGGAACTCACCTCTCAGATATCACAAATGAAATcgcaaataataatgatagaTGTTTGTAGAGCATCTGAAGAATCCAAAATAAATGTACTTGAATCAAATTTGAATGTGTATAAAAATGAGTACGATGAACTGTATAAAAAAggtgagttttatttttattattgtcaggggctatctaacaccgaaagaatttttcaaatcggaccgttcctgagataagcgcgttcaaacaaacaaactcttcagctttataatataagtaagtattagtatagattaattaaaacttccAGTGCaccttgaataaaataattgtagatAATCCAAATCCAAACTTGACTATATTAACCTATATACTTAGACTAAACATCGGATcggaatattataataggtaagtactGACATTAACAATATACTTAACTTTATAGAACGCGATTTAGTAGACCAGCAAAACGTacaactaaaacaaaaagaagcTGAGGAAGAAGAGATAGAGAGAGTAAAATTAACGAAAATTCTAGAAAGGAATGAACAGCAAGCGAAGGAAGCAGAGGCTATTGAACAGGAATGTGAAGCTATTGAGCGAGAGTGTAGTGTTTTGAcggtaattattaaaaaaacacatcatTTTCTGTTATAAAACCTAGTAAGGAATCTGCAACCTAGCTATGCCTTCgagttattaataatgaatgtttaaaattttcagaaGAGAAACAAAGcgataatgttaaaattaagaaaaaaacttGTCGAAACCGAAGATATAAGGCGCGAATTCACGAAGAAAAaggaaaatacaaattaaattcaaaattaacaatGTCTTCAATTCTATTAGAGaaaagttatgaaaataaacaacatcCATTAGTTTacggttttatttaaatacatacctacaaccATTAACATGCATGAgtataaaatctaataaataataactaactactagagaaaataataaattctaatACTTTTGTCAAGACGCACAGAGACTTGGtacaattaaacataataaatacgtagctaaaaatgtaaaaagacgaagaaaataaattgattagtTATTCAAAAATCATTCtatattagtttaattatCTAATTGAAGTAGCAAGGCAACACTTCGTTTTATCCAATGGGCTGAAGGCATGTCTGATGGTAAATAGAATGCCAAAACGAAGTTAGACGAATGACCAGTGGTTGCAAGAACACCTTTTCTTTCTAACGTTTTATAAAGGGGACATCTGTATCTTGTACCTTCAACAAATTCTGTTTTTAACTTGGGGAAGAGCCACACAGCGGGCATATGATCGTTCAATATCTTAGGTAATTGTTCTCCGATAACATGCTTATCACGATCCCAACGTCCACCGTCCATGAACAGACCCTGTACGTAAACTCCAGATTCCGGTGGCGTAGTTTCATAATCAACTTTCCTTACttcaaaatcaaatataaGCAAATCAATTGGAATTTTCTTAGCTCGCGCGTAATTCTGAACAGAACCTGTCAGAAACGCTTGAGTGAAAAAGAAACCAGATAACCAAAACGTTGGTGGTTTTCCATTTTGATACCAATCTTCTAACATTGCAAGACGTTCAATAAAATCCGCAATGTAACTTGGTAAAGGTTTTAAGCTAGGATAAGAAACTTTTGCCCAGTTATTTGGTATTCTTCCTAGAAGCATAGCATTTGCTTGTAAATCAAGCGCAGGTGACATTACAATAAATCCTTTAACAGCTTTTTGTAAATCAAGTAAAGACACTTTAACTTCTCTCAATAGTTTATTAAATCTTTCCATTTCTTGTATAAGTACCGTGTTCATTGACTCATTATAGTCAACTGGATACTTCTTTTGAGACGTTTCGATGTCGAATGGTTCGGGTAGTTTGGACACGATTTCAGTAGCCATTTGCATTAAAATAACTTCAGTATTACCACCTTCACCGCCACTACCGGTACCTTCCACTAAGACTAAAGCAGCTGCGAGTTCCATAGAAATAGTATAATCACGCGTTATTCCAGCATTCATATGTAAGCCAAATACTTCCGGAGGCGGGTTAACGGGGACAGATTCTATGTGTTTAAGATAGTCTTGATATTCACATCTACGAGGTAGACCATATTGGGACCCCACGTCACAAAATGAGTAGTTTGGATCATTAACTACCCcggtatttacataattatctaAAATTGTAACTATGAGTCGCCTATCCCAATCGTCTGTTACTCTACCACCATAATTACATTCTCCGgttagatattttattgcaaCATATTGGATCTCTTCATATTGGTTCAAAAACATTTGCAGTTGCATGACAGATATATGAAAATCAGAATCATTAAAGCCATATTGAATGTTCCATCCCAAAGGGCCAAACTTTTTTCTTTCCTGAACCACTGCATGAAAAAAGCTTATTccgtataataatttactaaacGCTTTATCTTTACCAGGACAGCCTTCGTAAAATTCAGGTTCTTTTAATGGTTCAGATAGATAAGAtcgatttaaattatgttgcaAACCTGTAGGTGGTTCATTGGTCATCTTTACTCCGACTTGTAGAACAGACTGAGGAAATCTATCTGAAGGATAGCTAGTCAACCATAATCTAAAGCTTAGATCAGTATTAGTCAAATCGAAACCTTCAACAATTTTTTCCAACACAGGTAACCAAGAAACT is a window of Colias croceus chromosome 17, ilColCroc2.1 DNA encoding:
- the LOC123699156 gene encoding probable splicing factor, arginine/serine-rich 7, which encodes MCKSSKMVSSSTRVIQVTNIAPQATKDQMQTLFGYLGKIDDIRLYPTIRDVSCPVQSRICYVKYYDAATVNVAQHMTNTVFIDRALIVIPMQSGEIPDEHKALEMSSNGTLVPGLNSVEPRLPAHVVNSLEGMPPNQVIQTYDPKMAAAGLPPYPPIPAAYDSRKIEEIRRTLLVINVGDLTHQQLVDHFCQAGEVAYLRFCERDADKLKYALVEMTEQESVLKALQLNDTTVEGQTIKVHHATQAICKPQTKSNEAAQREIEEAMCRVKEAQNLISAAIDPVIGLLSKDKRRTRSRSRSRRRSRSRHRGKRSRSRSRHRSRRSRSRNRHRTRSRSRHRSSRRSRSRSRHRTSRSKRDKSRDRDRDRDRDRDRKDKKDSDKDKEKSEKPKSPPKEEKEQEPKVEIVESETNGVSSDTKSKASSPTEEKEKVEPEKEKEKEVKERSPSKKRERSRTKERDRDRKRDRSRSKRRSRSKSRRKRSRSRRRSRSKDRKRSRSRERKRSRSRKRTRSRDRKRSRSRDRKRSRSRDRKRTRSRERKRSRSRSRRSKSRSIRDSKTPHDRKSRDITPSLPTVIEEKNSSIVENASPELGNEKNSPDNMDISNSP
- the LOC123699312 gene encoding uncharacterized protein LOC123699312, which produces MKSQIIMIDVCRASEESKINVLESNLNVYKNEYDELYKKERDLVDQQNVQLKQKEAEEEEIERVKLTKILERNEQQAKEAEAIEQECEAIERECSVLTKRNKAIMLKLRKKLVETEDIRREFTKKKENTN